One Vicia villosa cultivar HV-30 ecotype Madison, WI linkage group LG5, Vvil1.0, whole genome shotgun sequence genomic window, ATGCTAAGGTATATAAGGTGCAATGACCTCGTGCTTTATACATTCTTCAttgcaaaattttgtaaattCTCTATAGAGGTGTATTCaccaccaccatcagttctcagTTTCTTTAGTTGTCTCCTCAATTTTTCAGTATCCCCGACAACCTTGGTCTTCTTGGAAGTCGGGGTGTGTCGCTCCTTACGAGGGGAGTATGCTCTCGTTTCTTTGTGGCCGCCGACATCTTCCTTTCTAGTCGAGGGCCCCAACTCGTGGTTAGGGGGATAAGCTCTAAAATTCCTGACTCCCATGCCTCCGCGGGGGAGTTGGGGATCGCGCCTCTTCTTGCCGAGGAGAAAGCATGTAAGATCTGGACCGGCTTGTTCTCTGAGGAGGCGTCGGGGACCGTGCCTCTTCTCGCTGGGAGAATGCAGATATGATCTGGACCGGAGGTGTCTCCATGGGGATGTGCGTGACGAGTGTCCCTTTTCCAGCTTGGCAGTGCGCTGATTCTGCTGATGCAAAGGGATGTCCACGTGGGTGGACAGGTTGTCATCTTGATGGTGTAGAACGTGCACCAAGACTTATGTCGAGGAGGAAGTAGTTCGTTCGTCCCTCTAATCGCCTAGTTTGTTGATAGGAACAACGTTGTTTTCGATCAGTTCGTTGAGGTCAAAGGGATCGCCATTGGCGTTGCCGTTGCTGGCCATGATGATCGGTAAGTTGATTGGAATTGCTTTGGTCTTGTGCTAGGAGAAGACGAGGAGGAAAATGTTCCCACATACGACGCCTTTGATCGTACTTGATCAGAATGGATCGTCGTGGCCTACAACTTGCTAGACTTCTGAGAATAGGGGGTGCCCCTGCAAGATACTCCGATGTCAAAGTAAGAGATAGAGCAAAACGGAGCGAAAGCACAAGAGAGTAAGAGTGGAAATACTAAATGCCTGAGCCTCTAgtaaaagagggtatttatagcccccagcttTGGGTCAATGTCTTCATATTGGGCTGGATGTGCAAGCTCAAAATGGAGACTGCCAAGGTTTACGTGTGTAGTGGAGACCAGCACGTGGTCTCCAACTTGGGAAGTGGAAGACGCGGTCTTTTCAGGGTAGGATGACTCTGTAATATTCAGATAGACGTTGGTGACAAATCCTACGAGGAGGTGCTGCCGTTGACGCGTGCGAGGATGATACCTACTCCTGGGGTACGAGGAAGTTCCCTCGCATGGCAGCAACTGCTCGGATTGGCTTATTGATCTTGTCTATCATGCGAGTTGGGTTAGGCCCTGCCCGACAATAGGTTAAGCGCGGGTTCATCCGAGCAGATGTCTTGTTGGGCCTTTCACCAAGTAGCATTGGATTGGGCCTTGGACTGTGTTTGGTGCCGAGTGCCGATCATTTCAGAAAAGTTATAATGATAAATAGTAAAATAGATGTGTTGTTTAAGATTTGAGggatgaaaaaaaataattttgaaggatGAAGGTTTGAGGGGGATGAAAgtgaaaatggaaaaaaaaagaatgaaagatgAATAAGAAAATGGGAAATCTAAAGCGGTAAAATTTATTTATGCAGAAATCTACAACAAAACACCCCACACAGGCTAAACGAACATATTTAGCTTTGGgcaatccttcacaaagaccaaaGCTAAACTGTCATGGCATAAGCATCATTAAAGCCACTGTCACGCTAGCAGTGATGTGATAAAATGGCAGAAGAATCTCAAAAGGTGTGATGGGTATCCCTTGCAAAATTAATAGTAAATATTAGGGGtggacaaaataacaccacccgCTTGAAACCGTCCGATCCGTTAGCAAATGTGAAATTCGGTTCGGTTTTGTTCGGACCGTGGGTTGGTTCGGAATGCAACATAGGTTGTCATGGGTTTTTTGGACGGGTTTGGGCAGTGAATTTAGGTCCGTCGgaaaccgaaccgaaccggtctaacaatacattttatttttattttttataatattcctATATTGATTAGGGTTTGAGTCATGAGCCAAAGTATATATTGTTACATTCTTCTTCTTCCCAAGCCAAAGCCGCCTCCACTCTCAgcctctcttctcttctccttcttcacacagttttctcttcttcattcttcactcTCCACTTTCATCTCGCTCACATACTCATACTCTACATATGTATTTGAATCTGTGTAATAATCATCCACCAAACTCAAACCCTACCCCTATATCACAGAAAGGAGATACACCATGACTTTGCCCTTTGCAGTTTCCCTCTCCACCATTTTTCGTCACTCTTTCACAATCTTTTACCCTCTCACACTTACCATTTTAATTTGAAACCCAAACCCTAACCCTGAAATTTTGTAAAAGTTCATTTAAaggtaatatttttaaaataaaaaaccttCGTTTCTCTTTGATTATGGTTTTTTGTTCacaatttgtttgatttttaaaggATTCATTATTATTATAGGATTCTTTGTTCacgatttgtttgatttttatgcAGTAGCTAATACAATGAATCTCATATGACAGGGCTTGCTTATCACTTGAATACTCAAAAAGGTTAGTACTTTGTGTATTTGTTCAACATCTAGAGTTTTTGTTTGACTACTTGGTTTGTGATTACGGTTAtatcttcttattttcttttaatttttctctCTCTTGTTTTTGCAGGTGTTAATATAATTTGTAGGAAAAGTTGTTTAATTTTGTGaaagtttattttcttttaaactttttgaaagttttatcatTTCCTTACATAGAAccattgaatttgtttttttGTGGTAGCTTTATTTAAACATCTCTATATGTTATCTCATGTGTTTCTTTAAACTTGTGTTTTGAATATTATCttctaatattatattaattcccTTTATTAGAATCTTTGATTATTTTGTAGGTTGAGCAGGAAACTTATGAAGGTTTATGTTATtagtttcttatttatttttatatgtttgtgtttcttattctttcttattttttattatctGATGGATTACTTGTATTGAAGAACAATTTTTGTTTCTAGTAACAGGGCCTTAACTTGTGGAATCATTCCAAACATAATTTTACATTAGAGTATTTTACATATCTGTTCTGGTAAATTTCATTCTCCACTTCTTTATTAATACTTCTTTTTGgcttattttcataattatatTTCTTCATATGATTTGAACTAAGCAAAATCAAcatttttagttttatgttaaacctataaaaatattgtgttgatAAAAATTATTTACTTTTAAACCCATGAGTATATTTTTTGTGTTGATAATGATTTTTAAACCCacaagtataattttttttttgggtaatgctaacatgtgcctTAAGGACACATGTTAAGAcctaaataaagaaactttatcTTGGAACTTGTGTattgaattaattataaatatataattaattttattttttattttattcaagacaaattttttaaatataggtttcttaacatgtgcccttagggcacatgttagcattaccctttttttttgtattgataaaaatttacttttatttatgtgagttttGACGTATGGGAGTTAAATCAAATATTGATCTTAgaaaattgtttttaattttagtataatatttttgaatttatgagttttaattttagtttactTTTAgtataactaaattaattaatgttTTGTTATTGTAAATTtatgagttttaattttagtatatttttagtataattttaattattgtttttctATTGTGGTCTTTTGATGACTCTGAAAATTGTTGGATTTTGAAATGCTTATTTGTTGACTATCTCTGATTGTTGAAATCAATGCTTATTTGTTCAAATGAATATAGAAGCAGAAACTGAAGGTTTTGGAACTAGAAGATGGAGCTTGTCTTAAAGGGAAAGAGGAAAGAATTTGATGCTGGACTTATGTTGATTGTGTTATTATGTAGCTTGTGAAGCTTATTTGTAAAATTGTAATGAACTTGATGGTACAGAATTTTAACTTACTGAGTGTGATGCTTGAACTTGATGCTGTAGAATTGGTTCAGTTTTAAATTCTGTGAAATCAGGTCTTAAAGTACAGTGAATTTGAATTTAATCAGTATGTCAAGTCTGAATTCAAATGTTTATGGCAATTTTTTTAAAGTAAGTTATTGTAAAGATAAGGCTCATATTCATCTTAAAATTTAACAATAGATATGGGAAAAAAATAAGGCCCAATTTAACAATTTAGATAGATTTTTAatctgaataaaaaaaattagaaaaaaaactatTGGATTTTGTTATTTGGGCTAGATTTTGAATTGGGCCAACAAGAATTGATATCCGAAATAACCCGGCCCAGTTACCCGATCCGGATGAAACCGAACCCGAACATAACCAATACAAGGTAGTATCGAAATGGAACACACTTTGTCACCCGAGAGTTGGGCCGGATTGATGTTTTGGGCCCGAATCCAGTCCTACCCGACCGCATGTCCAGCCCTAGTAAATATAGGTTATTGGATTGTCCCTTACAACTGcacgcttttttttttttttttcgataGTGCAAATGCACGCTTTTAATGACACCATTTTCTCTTTGTATGACCtcaatttcaaaatttaaaagcaTCCCTCCATATAATATGCGAGGAACATCTCATGCATTTTagcttttttagatttttttatttttgtttcctgAGTTGCGAGGAATTTCTTGTACTATATATTCGTGAATCAAAATTAAAACTagaattcttattttaagttaaaaaaaataagaattattttaaaatcaaactaAATGATATGAATTATTTTCAGGAATCAAACAATCCCTTCAATGCATCATTAGAAATAATATCTACAAATTAAATGTTTaattaaaaatcataataattGGTTATTcattacttcttttttttttttccattgtttttttagtatttaacattcataattaatttaaaatataattaactttaaatatgatattttgaaattaattttcaacaaattaaaatttaataaagagTCATCGACAAACCAAATCAAAcacaataatttttaaatatatttcacttacaaattTATGAGATataaattaactaaaatataGATGTTACTTATAGGTTATTACTATCGAGTGCCTCAAAGAAACTCTTTAAAgatccaaataaaaaaaatattctttgcaaaaattaattttttttttaaatttcaatacATTGCAtacaaatatttgtaaaaaaaaaaaatcatttttattttttaaaaaaatcaattctttTAATGTTTGGTGCATTgaatacaaatattttcaaaattttcatttttaaactCTTAGAATGAAAGAAAAcgcataaattaatatttaaaataaaataaaacctaaaatggaaattttaaaatatacaaattaaaatataattaattattatttatatggaAAATGTAAAAAGTTACCATTGATTAAAAAATCTTCTCATAAAAATTTATGTGTGACAAAATTTCATTAATACATCTCATTTGAGGTAAATTACACCTAATTTTACAAGTTTCCAAGGGTATCCAAGAATTTCCCATAATATAAAATATCATCCTGTTAACACGTAAATGTGTTTATgcattttcattcaaaaatcaaaaccTTACGTAAACCAACACATCCATTTCTCTTAACACAAGCTTCTCTCATTCATGGCGGCTATAGAAGAGTTACCTTCTTCCATTCCTCAGCCTTCTTCCAAGgtatatattttatttccatTGTTACTTTCAAATCTCAATTAACCTAATTATGTATAAACAAATTCTGATTCTGTTGTCCAGGAAAAAGTGTTTCCATCCATAGATGATATGATGGAAAAGGGTTTCggaagatttggttggttcgAATTCATGATGTGCATTCTTGTTTCATTTGCATCATTCTTTGATGCACAACAATCGTTCATAACTATATACACCGACGAATACCCGACATGGCATTGCACGAATTCGACATTATGTAACTCAGATTCTAATATCTGTAACATCCCTAAATCTTCATGGTCATGGGATGGACCATCACACAAAACAGTGATATCACAATGGAGTCTTGAATGTGCTAGTAGCTTCGTTACTGGTTTACCGCAATCTTCGTTCTTCATTGGTTGTCTTTTCGGTTCGTTTCTTCTCTCAACTTTAGCTGATACTTCACTTGGAAGAAAGAATACACTAGTTATGTCTTGTTTATCGATGTCTATAGTTTCAATTCTCATAGTTTTCTCTACCAATATTTGGATTTATTCGGCTTTTAAATTCGTGATTGGATTTTTTAGTTCGTCGATCGGAACTTGTGTTTTGGTTTTGCTCGCGGAGAAAGTTAGTACTGAACGGAGGTTCACCGTTGGTATTATCGAGTATTTCTGCTTCACATTAGGGTATATGTCACTGTCAGGTATAGGTTATGTCAATAGATTTAATTCGTGGAGATCGGTTTACATCTGGACGTCGGTTCCTGCTATTTGTTACTCGGGTCTCGCTTATATCTTTGTTACAGAGTCTCCAAGGTGGCTTCTAATGCAGGGAAGACATGAAGAAGCTATGGCGATGCTTACAGATGTTTCTTCATTAGAGAATGGTAATGATATGACAGTAGTTTTAGTAGAAGCTCCGGTGAATAAACAAAAGGCTTCATTTTTCCAACTCTACTCATCGATAGCGGAGTTGTTTGGGAGTGGTTGGGCTTTAAAGAGAATGGTGGCGACAATGGTGCTTGGTATTGGAATTGGAATGGTGTATTATGGTATGCCATTAGCAGTTGGGAACTTAGGATTCGACATTTACTTGGCTGTTGTATTCAATGCCTTGATGGAAATACCGGCTTATGTGGCTACCTATTTCTTGGAGAATTGCCGAAGAAAACCGTCAGTTCTTGTATTCTCAATAGCTAGTGGTGTATGTTGtataatgtgtgttgttgttggaTCAGGAATACCAGAAATTCGAGTTGGATTAGCGATGGCATCGGTTTTCAGTGCGTGCACAGCTTTTAATGTGTTTCTTATTTACATTTTAGAGCTATTTCCAACAAGTGTGAGGAACACTACATCATCATTGGTGGGACAAGCTACTGTTTTTGGTAATGTTTTCACGCcgtttttgatatctgctgggagGAAAAACGACATTTTCTCTTATGGCGTGTTTGGAGTAGTTATCATGTTGTCGTGTTTTGCGTTGCTTGGTTTGCCAGAGACAAGAGGATTAGCTCTTTGTGATACCATGGATCAACAAGAGAAGAAAGACGATATGTCAATATAAATTGGTAACATTGTCTGTTTAGGATGTTCTTATGTTTTTGATTAGTTGATAAGTAACAGAAAAGATGTTTCTTTGACATTTATAAATGAAACATCTTATAGTAATGAAGCTTATGTTCTGATAATTTTAAAGCTTATGTGAAAGATGATTATATTATTTTCCCCCTAATGTTCAATATTGACGAGTTTGACAGAAATACAATGGACCACCATGATTTTTTTTGGCAAAAGATAACAGTTAACTTTGAGCTTCAACAATCTCACAAAGTAATTGCACAAGCACACCAAAAACATGTCAGCTATCAGCATATTTTGCTACTTGTAGAATTATTACTACTTTGAGATAATGATAGGCAAAGATATCACTCTATCTATCACTATAGGAGTAATGATGAGCCATCCCAACTTGACACCATTCACTTTACTGTGACAATTATATACAGAAGTACCAAATAAAATTACTCAAACAATCATGTTTCTATCGAGTTTTGTGATGGCTTGGAACAATCTAGAAGCCATCGGACTCAAATCTACCGTTCCTTCAAGGTGTGAAGCAGCAGCTGAAAATTGAAATCATACATGCTGCACGTAATGGTTTCAACTCAGGAAGTAATGCAAGCAGTTTATTTGTTCAATTTGCTAGCTTGATTGATCATTTGATCAAGTTATGCTTCCATGCTGGTCACTTTGAATTTCAcctaaaaaaaa contains:
- the LOC131606540 gene encoding LOW QUALITY PROTEIN: organic cation/carnitine transporter 3-like (The sequence of the model RefSeq protein was modified relative to this genomic sequence to represent the inferred CDS: substituted 2 bases at 2 genomic stop codons), whose translation is MAAIEELPSSIPQPSSKVYILFPLLLSNLNXPNYVXTNSDSVVQEKVFPSIDDMMEKGFGRFGWFEFMMCILVSFASFFDAQQSFITIYTDEYPTWHCTNSTLCNSDSNICNIPKSSWSWDGPSHKTVISQWSLECASSFVTGLPQSSFFIGCLFGSFLLSTLADTSLGRKNTLVMSCLSMSIVSILIVFSTNIWIYSAFKFVIGFFSSSIGTCVLVLLAEKVSTERRFTVGIIEYFCFTLGYMSLSGIGYVNRFNSWRSVYIWTSVPAICYSGLAYIFVTESPRWLLMQGRHEEAMAMLTDVSSLENGNDMTVVLVEAPVNKQKASFFQLYSSIAELFGSGWALKRMVATMVLGIGIGMVYYGMPLAVGNLGFDIYLAVVFNALMEIPAYVATYFLENCRRKPSVLVFSIASGVCCIMCVVVGSGIPEIRVGLAMASVFSACTAFNVFLIYILELFPTSVRNTTSSLVGQATVFGNVFTPFLISAGRKNDIFSYGVFGVVIMLSCFALLGLPETRGLALCDTMDQQEKKDDMSI